The sequence TCTTAGCCTCTGCCACAGCAGATCTCAGCAGCATCAGCTGGACATGTACTGAGGGAGGGAGGCTGGCCTGGAGATGCTATCTAACCAGTGTCTCTGAGGTGAAGAGTGCCGATTCCCTGCAGCTGTAAGTTTGAACTATCTGTTGCACAAGGAAGCTTAACCTGGCCCTTTTGAAAGCTGGAAGCATTTTCATGTCAATAAAAACTCAGATTTGTGGAAGGTGAAAATACCCTCTGAGCTGCAGAGAAACCTTGAGCTAGTATTTGAGATCATTAGACTGGGGGTTGGAGTAAAGGACTGGGGAAGAAGACATCAAGACATCTTTTTCTGATGCTGCTTAGCTTTGAGTTTGGACAGCTTCAGAGGTTTAACTGTTTGCAGCTGCATCAAGATGAGTCTGATGAAAGGCTCTTGCTCAGTGTGATCTGATGGTTTTGGGTGGTACTTCTGCTGTCACATGTGATGCATTCAGACATTATTtggaggcagagaagaaaaagatggtgGGGTCAGTGCTTATGTTAGCCCACCCTTGCAGGACCACCTCTGTGGAAGTCATGGTGCTGGTGGGTATAAGCACATCAGCGTCTGATCCCAGCAGAGGAACAAGTAGAATGGAGTTCTGCAAGACACCAcctgctttctctgctggagTGTAGGCTCGTGGAGGAGCAAATGCTCTTTCTTCATCCTGGTTGTTCCTTGGGCACATGTTggcctctctcctctcctgcccttgccAGTTGGAGTGTGAAGCCAGCAGATTCCTTTTGAGTTGGCACATAAACTCACCTGGAGTGGTTTGAGATACCATGAAATACTTGTAGTCTGCAAGTGTTCAGGTATTTCCTCTTCATGCTTTGTTCTCAGACCAGAACACGGCCCATTTCATGTCCAATGTAACACAAGAGCCCTCATCAGACAAGTGGTGTGATgttgggagcagcagcagcctctgccccatTTGCTGGTTCTTGCTGACTTTTATCTGCATTAAGAGCAGGATGGAGAGtccccatctcctctgctctgaATTGCTCTCAGACAGACTTTCTTTAGAACACTGTGGCATGCAGATACCTTCTGCGGCCTCTTCTGGTGTTCTCTTTGAAGACTTGTTTTCTTGTGCCAGCAAATAAGGAATTACTTAAGTAGTCATGCTTGATATTCTGCTGAATGCCTGTAATGTACTGCAGGCTTCTTAattcagctggaaaatgtttGATTCCATAAAGGCTTCTAGATGGTATCAGAAGGGCCTTTCTCAGATATGGAAAATTGGCTTCATCACAAGGTGAATTCTCAGAGTTTGCATGTGCtggccagagcagagctcattTGGTTGAGcacattgttttaaaacttaAGCGAGAGCCTTTGCTCTTGTCCTTAACCTGGGACAGGGACCTGGCAGCAGGCAGTTCAGATGTGGTACCGGGACCAGCTCGAGGGTCTTACAGCTGCAGAAAGTGGATGCACAAAgtgccttttcctgcagtgatacaggagcagggatgtggaTAAACCCCAGGGCAAAGCCTCACTTGTTTCCTCAGATAATGTGAATACAGGATCGATGTTGTTTCTGGAGACTGACTTAatctgctctgcaggctggTGCAGAGCCAGAAGGGACAGGGTTTGGTTCTCTTTAAAGGGTATAAAATAGTGCAGAAAAACTtggctgtgttttctctctcacatgctgtttctgctgctcttcctctgaGCCCCAACCTCTGCACAGCACCGTGGTGTGACTTCGCTTCCTCCATCACAAACAAAGCAGTCACGTTAACTTAACAAAACAAGAAACccacaaccccaaaacccaacaagtCCTGTGAGTGGGAGAGTtgacaaactgctgctgctgtcccattCACCTTGCAGCCTTCGTGTACTCATCCTGTGTCCTCACCTTCACAGGCCAGGTCCTGCATCCAAAGGGAAAGGTCCTCAGTTTGCCCTGTGAACCCAGTTTCATCCCACGCTGAAGCCAGGCCCCCACCCTGTCCAGGAAGGAGTGGGCCAGGCCGCTTGGGAGCCTTCCCTGACCTTTCACACTCCTGgctcttggggttttttgcaatACCGGGCAGGATTATTAGGTCAATAGTTGGTGTAATCTGCAGAGGATTACACGggcctgcagctgctgtgaacTACAGGGGCTTTCCCTTAAAAACTATCTGTCTGTCCTCCAGAggcttttaaaacatctttttctttggtaATTTGCCTCCCATCCAACCCCTGCACTCACTGGCTCACCTGTAAACTTGGTCCTGGAATTTTCTGGCACACAAGTTGCTTTGCTAGGAAGCTCCACTTGCACAGAAGGATCCCAGCACCATTCCCAGCTGTGACAGTGCAAAACAGAAATGGGGATCTTGGGGGCTTGGTCCCTTTGCTCTGCATGCCCCTTGGCTGGGAGGGAACgttggctgcagctgcaggggtagaagctgctctgcccctgtgtCATTTGTGTGCAGGTCACATGTGGCCCAAGAGTGCTGCTTCTGGGTCTTTCTGTGGGTCAGTTCAGTTTTCAGAGCTCCCCCCACAAAGCAAGGCTGAGTTGGGGCAGGGCACTTGATCACACCATTTCTCTTGGGGGAAGAAAGAGTTGTGTTCAACAAGAGCTCCTCAAGCCCTTGGAGTAACCAGATGCCTGGCTCCTTGCTTAATCCTCAGTGTAACATCAGCCTGTGTGGGTCAGTCTTGGCTGTTGTGGCCTTTTCATCTCATGGAGAAGTGGGTttgatgttttttctgtatCCTATCCCCATGTCAGCTCTGCCTCAGCATCTGCCTGCCAGGTAGAGCTGTTAGACCAGAGCTGCTGGTAGCATCTTCTACCCCTGCTCTGTGTCTCCTAATGCTCTGCTGGGCACCTCCCATACCTCAGATTGGAGCCTCTGGCTCTCCTGCATTACCTCTTCTGCTGGGGTCTCCCAGCTCTCATGTTCTCCTTCCAACTTTCTTACTGGTTTACGTAATAcctgaagagggactttttagaaGGGTAcacagtgacaggaaaagggggaatggctgtAAGATAAAATAGGGTAGATTTGGATTAGACAtcaggaagttcttccctgtgagggtgctgaggcgctggcacagggtgcccagagaagctgtggctgccccatccctggcagtgttcaaggccaggttggacacaggggcttggagcagcctgctctagtggaaggtgtccctgcctgtggcaggggttgggactggatgagctttaaggtctcttccaacccacATGagtctctgattctatgatatgtgtGTTCTGCAGCATTGCATCAGTGCTTACAGTTCTGAGGTTTGGAGGTGGTTTATCTGAGAGATCTGCATACAGTTACAGCATCAAGTGTGGGTACCGGTTTTAGCAGACTGACATTAAAGTTCTCCTGTCAGCAGCCATGTTTTAAACTGTTGCTGCTGTCAGGTTGTTATTTCCTGACTGGCAAGAAGCAAGCTGCCTCTCTTAAGAACTGACAGCTTTGCAACCTGGTTTTGTCGTGTAACAGGCAGGTGAAATGATTTGTTGCAGTTCCCAAGGCAGGCTGTGTTTCAGCCCAGTCCTCagcctgctgtgcctgcagtCACTGGCAAGGCTGGTGTTGAATTCCAAGCGAGCAGGATGACATCCTGCTTCTCCAGGGTGCACAGCTCCAGCCTGCAACCCAGTTGTCAAAACCTGATTGCTGGTAAAAGCCTTGGTTTGTGTCATCTTCTTGCTAGCACTGTTCAGcaggcaggaagagaaagagggaattGTACCCCTGCAGAGGAATTCTTTGCTGAGCTTGTGTGCCTGTCACTGTCATTCCCCCCGGGatgctgagggtgctgagaGCTGCACGGGTGAGAAGTGGAATCATTTTAGGGTTATTTAGAGGTGAGCTGGTACGTGCTGGGAATTTTTGCATCCCGGTGGGTTTGATTTAAGCAGCAGCCACTCCTGTGAGAAGGGAGGACCCGGGATTAGCGCAGAAATCCATGTCACCCTCATGCATGTCTGTCTGCCTCGCTTCCGAAATCCACTCTGCTCACATCTGCCGGCTCTGACAGCTCGGCTGGGCACGGTGGGCAGGGTCTGGCAGCCCTGTTCTCCAGCCGCAGATAAAGCAAACAATGGAAGGCGAAGCAAATGTGCTCTGATGCTGCCACCTATCTACAGGTAGCTCTAACTGCTCACTGGTGGGTTTTCCATTCAGTTTTTTAATACACTGCATGCAGGTCAAACTCAGTTCAAAGATGATTGTCCAGTGCTGAATTGCAGGAATAGTTCTGGTCGGGCTGATCCTGCCCCGGGGTGTGGGGTGATGGGTTTTGTCTCTCCCATCCCTGGTCCTGGCCAGTTGCAGAAGCTGCCTCCCTCGATGTATAAACCCGCTCTAACTCCACAGAATTCCAGTGGTCTGCGATCCTTGGGGGTCTGTTCCTCCTCCTGATGGCACTTTCCTGGAGAGGTTTGCAACACAAGGGTTGTGTAACCAAGCAGGCAGGAAGCGAACAGGCACTTTGCTGCAGTCAGAGGTGGTTTCTCCAGTGCTAACTTGGGCTGTTTTAACCTTTGCGAGAACCAAAGAGCTCTTCCCTGGTTAAATGGCGTCTGAAAGGCTCTAGGCATAATGTGGAAACTAATAAATAAGAAGGCACCAGTGTAGCTGCAGTATCATCCCCTTGAGGGACAGGCATAATTTGATAAGACAGTAGCTTGTTCAGATGGAGTTTGAGCTGCTGCAAGGCAAATTAGTTTGAATCCCTGTCAGGCAGCATCTGAGATGGATGGATCTCTGGTCACAGGGATAAGGGCTGTTTGCAGGGTAAGTAGCTGGTAGTTACGTGCCTAGGCAGGATGTTACACACAGATGAGCTGAAGGTTCATGGGTGGCTGGAAACGATTGCCTCCCCAGTTCTCTCTTCCTGTTTATATGGAGAAGTGACAACTGGGACTCCTACTGCGGCACGGCACAGGGCACAGGAAGCAAACGAGTACAGCACTCTTCAGAGGGGCTGGCCCTTGGCTAAccagctttcctttcctttccaggtGTGGCAGATTCCCGAGAACGGGCTCACCCTGTCCCTGACAGAGCCAGTGGTGGTGTTAGAAGGTCATTCCAAGCGAGTCGGCATTGTGGCTTGGCACCCGACGGCACGCAACGTGCTGCTCAGCGCAGGTACGGTGCCTGGTGGCGTCCACAAGCATCTCagctcatctcatctcatctaTCTCATCTCTCCCTCACGTTTTTCTTGCACACTGGGTATTTTGGGGAAGAGCTTCTtgactgcttttccttctttcctcttccagttgCTTAGGGATGGTGAATCACAAGACTCTAAAGGCAGTGCCTGGAACAGTGGGACACATGGCTCACAGCCCCCTCCTTATCTTGGCTTCAGTTATATTAGCTTCACTTTACAGGGACAAGAAGCAGGAAATTGTCTGGAGGCATGAATTACAGTATCAAAATTGTCCCAGACTTCATTTGATCTGCAAGTCTCATCCACTGATAACTGTTTACATCTACACTCCCCTCATCCCTGTTTTCACAGACTTCTATAAAAGGCCCaactgtttctccttttcactgATCCCTGCAAGGTATCCCAGAGTTCCTTCCATAAGCTTTCATTTGCAGCGTTTTCCACATTGTCTCCTTGGTGGATATGGTCTGTGCAAGGACCACTGAGAAACAGTCACATCATTATGGACACAAAATGGAGAAGTCATTATCCATTAGCACGGTCGGAGGCTTTCAGAGCGTGACCTTTAGGTTGGAGCCCGAGAAAAGAAGCCAGTCCTTTCAGCTGGGCTGTCAGATGAGCTGTGTGATTCCTGTTGatagaaatgctttttgagGCACCAGTTTGGTTTCCCACAAAAATGCTTGGAGTTGCAGACCTTGTGGCAGTTAATGTCGTGAAACTCAGTGTGAGAACATACAAAAGGAGAAGGTGATTTTTCTTAGGTAGCGTGCTCGGACTCACAAGCAGCAAGGTGTGTGTGTCCAGGATTGCTCCcaagaaacagaggagaagggaggCTCTCTGGTCTTTGCAGTCTCCAGGGTTCTCCTGGTGACAAGAGACAGGTTTCGGGTCTCTTTCAAGCCTTTGGGAGTTCAGGGGGATTGTTATCTTTTTCCCTGTTACATGTTTTCACCCCTCTGGAGCCTTAGGAGAAATTGCTCAGTCACACATGGTGCTTTCCTTCCCTTACCTGGTCCTCCAGACctgttctttattttgctgtcatcTCAGTCTTAGGCTTTATTCTTTGTCTTCTGGAACAAAACCACCCGCCTGATGGTTGCAGTCCTTGTGAAGCTGCTGagctcagctttgctgcctgccattcttttttctctgtgttctgcTCTTTGTCCTGCTGTCACTTGCCTATTTTCCATCCGTGCCATTTTGACTCTTTCTGCCACAAATCTCTCTGTCCTGAGAAGGCAGGGCCAGTATCTTCACCTCAGAGTTGTAAGAACATTGCCTCTTTGGCCTTGGCACCTCTTTGCTCTGTCGTCCTGCAGTTGAGCCAAGACCCAAGAGCTCCTGCACGAAGCATCTGCAGTAGCAGTGGCCAGGGTGTGCTTTCACAGACCTCCCTCAGctccaccagcacctcctgctgTCCCCTGCAGCTTCTTCTCTGCCAGGGATctctcctgcccctcctgctctccccatgcGTGCGGGCAGCACATCGGCTGGGCTGGTGGCCATCTGTGGGAGCAGTGCCCAAACGCTCCTGCATAAACTGCCTTTGGGACAGCCACAGCACCTCTGAGAAGGTGCTGGATGCTTTCAAGGGAGGAGTTTGGTGCCTTCTCTGTCTGCTTGGTCCCTGCTCTGAGCCTGTATTTGAATGAGGATGTGCTGCCTGGAGTTCCATGTTCATTACAGTGCATGAAGCATGTTTAAGAGACAGCATCTGAGGCttggagctgcagcaggtttATTCCTtgttccctgctgctgtcttttTCATCCATATACACCAGTGTTGTGACTTTAGCTGTTACTTTCTATTTTAGGTTGTGATAATGCAATCATCATCTGGAATGTGGGAACAGGTGAAGCCCTCATAAACTTGGATGACATGCATGTGGATATGATTTACAACGTGAGCTGGAATCGCAACGGCAGCCTCATCTGTACAGCttccaaagacaaaaaagtTCGAGTTATTGACCCCaggaaacaagaaattattGCTGTAAGTTTGCATGGGAATTGATAAGAAGCAACTGGGTTTCACTCCAGCagaatatatgtgtatattctCACTATATAGAGAATATAGTTCTCTATATTCCAGAGCATACAGAGAAAGAACCTTCTTGCTTAGTATCTATACACCATGTTTAGTCATGTTTTCAAAGTGAGGACAAAACTACAGAAGGGCTAGCAGTGGCTGAAGGATTTGTCTGGGTTTACTGGGATTAGTGTTTGAACAAGGATTTTAGGGCTCAGTTTTAAAACCTGCAGGAGTGTAATTCCACTTCTAATCCTTTTGTATAATTACAGTTCCAAAGTTGCATACACAAAGCGGAGGTTCAGCAGCCTGTATGTGTGTTGTAGCTTGCAAAGAAGTCTTCCTTCTACCTTGTAAGAGTCTGATAGGCAAAGCTGAAACAAGCCAGGAATGACCACTTCTTGTGTAGTTTAGTAATTGgtttcttccctccagcatcaGGCAAAGATAGTTGGATGTTGCTCCACGTAGTCAGCATCCTGTGTGGAGGAGCCGCGTGTCCTGCCCAGCGCTTCCATGCAGCTAGGAGAGAAGCCACCACTGGATGGGCTTTTCTGTTCGTTGCCAGAGGCTAACCTGTAAATCTCTTtcaggagaaggagaaaacccACGAGGGAGCCCGGCCCATGCGAGCCATTTTCCTGGCTGATGGAAACATCTTCACAACTGGCTTCAGCCGCATGAGCGAACGGCAGCTTGCCCTTTGGAATCCAGTAGGTTCCTGTCCCGTTATCCTTTGCTGTTGTAACGTCTGTCGAGTTACTAGCTCAGGCCTGCAGTCACGCACTAAATTCACAGTTCATATACTTGAGCATATTCCCTGTTTCAaccactgcctgctcctgctcaggCTTCCTGGGCCAGAGGTTATTAGGCTGGATGTTCACCCAGTAAAGGAAATGAGTTCTCTTGTAGCAGTCGCTGCCTCACCAGGAGCAGCGCTGAAGCTGCGTGTTTGAGGTGCCTGAGGAGGTGTGGGAGCAGAGTGGCTGTGTGAAGGTTGCTTCATTCTATGTGTTACATGTGCAGAGCAAGACAGCAACAATCCCATCTGCACAAGCCGCTCGCTAACATGACTGTGTCACATCTTGTCCTTCACTTTGTGAGTTTCCTTGGGGCctgtttttattgcattttgtGATTAAAATATCCTTTGGGATTTTGTGGAGGCTTAGGTTTACAGCACATGTAACACACTGATCCTTCAGCGTGGAGAAGACACCTCTGGGTGTTCATGAGCTATAAAGAACTGTTACCCTTCTGTGgtgctatgattctatgatcctgtgttaacatcagcttttccattcttcattaACATCTctggcattttttatttccagaaaaacatGGAGGAGCCAATAGCCCTTCATGAGATGGACACGAGCAATGGGGTCCTGCTGCCGTTCTACGATCCAGATACCAACATTATTTACCTGTGTGGCAAGGTAAAAAGAAGCTTTTGGAATCACCGGGTGTGTTCAGAGGGAGACTCCTGTTAATGAGCGATGCCTGTGAGATGTTCCCCAAGGTAGAACCAAAACATGGGTACTGCAGCAATGGTCAGGGCCGCAGACAAACCAGGCTGCTCTGAAACCAGTGATCCTCACTGTGCAAAACCATCAGAGAGCCTGTGGAGGGCTGATGTGTAACTGGATGTTTCTTTGAGGTGGATTTACATAGATAAAGCTGCTCTTAATGTAACAAGTCAGATACTGTCAGCAAAACATCTCCTGTTGGTGTTGACCCACATGATTCTGCACTAGTGTGGGAGGAGGGTGCATTTCAGATGTTATCCTCCTTGTGCTTGAAGATGATGGAGCATGTAGCAACACTCAGTGTAATTTTGCAGGattaaataatagaaaactGGAATCACATGCTCCTTCCTAAAAGCAATTTGTAGGCATTAAGTGCTGTAAAGTGACCACTTTTGATGCTGTGGCTTTAGACTTCTATAAATAGGAGCCAAAGACAAGGTGAAGTTAGAAAGGAGGATCCTTTGTTCAAGAATCCTGTCTTTGTAAACAAGAAATTGTTGTTGTAGAtctgctgcctcttctgctgctccagagaTGCCAGTGCAGTAGAACTCCCTGGAATCACAGAGGAACTGGCTTAcagccttcctgcctgcctgtggcagaaAGTTCAGCTTTGTCACAGGAGGAGATGTGGAGGTTGGCACTCCCAGGCTCGAAGCACGAGCTCAGGTCACTGCTCCACAGTGCTCTGAACAACAGCACTTATTGCTGAGAAATTGTTCAGCCAATGTACAGCAGGGACCTGCTTTATGTTGTTCTGCTGATGCCTGTGATGGCAGAACACAGCAGTGTGCTGATAGtggctgctctgagcagcctgagaGGAGAcatattttgggtttgttcagcctggagaagaggcgGCTCCTGGaggaccttagagcagctccagtgcctaaaaggggccaacaagaaacctggagaggggctttggacaagggcctgtagggactggacaaggggaatggctttaacctgccagaggggagattgagatgagctctgaggcagaagctcttccctatgagggtgctgaggcgctggcacagggtgcccagagaagctgtggctgccccatccctggcagtgttcaaggccaggctggacacaggggcttggagcaacctgctctagtggaaggtgtccctgcccgtggcaggggttggagctgggtgagctttaaggtcccttccaacacaaaccaggctgggattctgtgatactcAACTGGTAAGTGATGGAAGTTTTAGCCTGAAAAAATAGAGCTATAACCTGTGCATTTCTCTGTGTTGGTGTTCCTGGAAGGAAAGGCTGTCGGATGAGAGCAATGGCTGCGAGCGGGCTGTGGGCATGGGGAGCACTGGCACCTCTGGCCTCTGGAATGATTCTCCTGCTGTTTCTTGCAGGGTGACAGCAGCATTCGCTACTTTGAGATCACGGACGAATCCCCCTACGTTCACTACCTCAACAccttcagcagcaaagagcCGCAGAGGGGCATGGGGTTCATGCCAAAGAGGGGCCTTGATGTGAACAAGTGTGAGATTGCCAGGTAAGGAGAGAGCCTGTCAGGGTGGGTGGTGGTGTCTGAGCGAGCCACCTCATCACAAGTTGAGCTGTTCAGAAGTGGgaactcctgctgctgcacgCAGACAGTGCAAGCCAGGGAACATGGTGGATGTTGCCCCTGGAGCCTTTTGATGCTCCTTTGATTATTAATGCAAGCAGGAGCCcctgagagggagcagagcctgcaCTTGCCTGAAATAGGTGAAtattgcagcagcagtgcctggtggCCAGGCTGAGGACATTGGAGGTTGTGGCACTGGCCCGAAGCAGAGCTGCAAGGGGTGACCAGAGACACACTTGAGCAGTGAGCAGAAGGCTGGCTAGTGTGTACCTGTAAATCACTGGTGCTGACATCCCTCCTGGCCAGAGTGCGACCCTCTGAAGTCACTGATGCCAGTGATGGGTGGTTTTCTCCAGCCCTTGCTATCCCTGCAAGTCCAGTCTTCTCTGCCTCCCTTTACACTGCTGCGCATGAGCAGCAGAACTGAGGTTGCCTTTGCACAGCATTGGCCATCCTCACACCTAAGTCACACCTTCTCCTTTGATTTCAAAGGTTCTTCAAGCTTCACGAGAGGAAATGTGAGCCCATCATCATGACAGTTCCTCGAAAGGTGAGCACTGCCTCCTGGTTATGTGGTTTGAAGCCAGCTCGTGCCTTCCAGCCCCAAAGCACTTGACCAATTCATCTCTTCTGGCTTGCAGTCCGACCTCTTCCAGGATGACCTGTACCCTGATACAGCTGGCCCAGAGGCAGCTCTGGAAGCAGAGGAGTGGTTTGAGGGGAAGAATGCCGATCCCCTTCTCATCTCCTTGAAGCATGGGTACATTCCAGGCAAGAACAGGGATCTCAAGGTGGTCAAGAAGAACATACTGGACAACAAGCCTGCCGCAAACAAGAAAAGTGATCTCATAAATGCtccaaagaaagcagctgatgCCTCAAACACTGTGAGTAAAATCCACAAGCTTTTGGGGACGGTGGCCTGAGATGTGAATACCAGGTGCTGCATCCTCAGGAACAGTTATAACAAAGCTCAAGCATCAAGTACCCTGGGACTTGGGTGCCAGAGGCTGACCTGAAGTTGAGGTGGTGCTTGAATTGTGGTGCTCCAGGCAGGGTGTAGCTGTGGAAGATTGCTGGGGACTGTGACACGAGGGAAGGCTTAGCTTCTTGTTCCAGCCACCCCCTGCCTGTGCGGGCTTCTGTGCACCTCTTGTGTGTGTAAAACCCAGCCCAGACAGCGGGAGAATGAACCTCAGACCAGGCAGGTCCAGAAGGAGTTGTACGAGTCTGTACAGACTACAGAGCTACAGCGTCTGTTGGGCGCTGTAGCTAACACGGGGTATAGTAACACAGAGAGAGATGTGGAAGGGACAGCTTTCAGTCAAGTAGGTTGTTAAATGCTGTTAAAGAGTAGATCCTGGCCCAGTATGTCCCTGAAGGTTGCTCTGCTGGCGCTGGTAATGCTGGTCCATACCCTGAGCATCACAACTGTGGCAGTGCCTGCACCAGGCAGCTCCCGAGGACCCGGTTCAGAGGAGCCCCTTGCTTTGAGACCCGCCTCTGCAGAGCACATCCCACCCGctctcctcacacacacacgtCTTGTCTTGTCTTCCAGCAAAACGAAGCCAAATTGGATGAGATTTTGAAAGAGCTGAAATCCATAAAAGACACGATCACCAACCAGGACGAGCGCATTTccaagctggagcagcagatggCAAAGATCGCGGACTGAGCGGGGCGCCAGCCCAGGCACATTCCAGTTCCCAGTtgagcaagcagcagcctgcagcattCCAGTACGAGCTTTCCTGTTCTCCTCAGTTCACGTCAATGAGAGCGATGATTTCAAGCCAAGCTTTTTAgtgaaagatctttttttttcccccctgatgTTTTAATGAATTTCTGTGACTGTGTCCAACGAGTCCAAACGAATAAGTGCTACTTTTACAGGGTTTTATTTTGCCCCTTCCAGATGTTATGAATTCTTGACAACAAATCCATTCTGACTCTCAATGTTGTGCCCAAATATCTTTTTCTAGATGTAGGGACCAATGCCACATTGTTCTTaaccatttttttaaagttgccaaaaaaaaaaagaggaaaaaaaaagaaaaaaaaaaagaagttgctttttatttttctgatttgccACTTGTGCAGTATTTGTGTTTTCAATTTCCAGGGACAGCAcggcctctgtgtgtgtgtgtgtgtgtgctgggtgTTTATACTGTTCAGAGAACAAAACTGAAGCTATTTTGTATAAACCTTGGATTTTGAA comes from Strigops habroptila isolate Jane chromosome 11, bStrHab1.2.pri, whole genome shotgun sequence and encodes:
- the CORO1C gene encoding coronin-1C isoform X2 codes for the protein MCGVLGSVTCSQALFSSAESHVVLIAMCQRPECKDTMRRVVRQSKFRHVFGQAVKNDQCYDDIRVSRVTWDSSFCAVNPRFVAIIVDASGGGAFLVLPLHKTGRIDKSYPTVCGHTGPVLDIDWCPHNDQVIASGSEDCTVMVWQIPENGLTLSLTEPVVVLEGHSKRVGIVAWHPTARNVLLSAGCDNAIIIWNVGTGEALINLDDMHVDMIYNVSWNRNGSLICTASKDKKVRVIDPRKQEIIAEKEKTHEGARPMRAIFLADGNIFTTGFSRMSERQLALWNPKNMEEPIALHEMDTSNGVLLPFYDPDTNIIYLCGKGDSSIRYFEITDESPYVHYLNTFSSKEPQRGMGFMPKRGLDVNKCEIARFFKLHERKCEPIIMTVPRKSDLFQDDLYPDTAGPEAALEAEEWFEGKNADPLLISLKHGYIPGKNRDLKVVKKNILDNKPAANKKSDLINAPKKAADASNTQNEAKLDEILKELKSIKDTITNQDERISKLEQQMAKIAD
- the CORO1C gene encoding coronin-1C isoform X3; protein product: MRRVVRQSKFRHVFGQAVKNDQCYDDIRVSRVTWDSSFCAVNPRFVAIIVDASGGGAFLVLPLHKTGRIDKSYPTVCGHTGPVLDIDWCPHNDQVIASGSEDCTVMVWQIPENGLTLSLTEPVVVLEGHSKRVGIVAWHPTARNVLLSAGCDNAIIIWNVGTGEALINLDDMHVDMIYNVSWNRNGSLICTASKDKKVRVIDPRKQEIIAEKEKTHEGARPMRAIFLADGNIFTTGFSRMSERQLALWNPKNMEEPIALHEMDTSNGVLLPFYDPDTNIIYLCGKGDSSIRYFEITDESPYVHYLNTFSSKEPQRGMGFMPKRGLDVNKCEIARFFKLHERKCEPIIMTVPRKSDLFQDDLYPDTAGPEAALEAEEWFEGKNADPLLISLKHGYIPGKNRDLKVVKKNILDNKPAANKKSDLINAPKKAADASNTQNEAKLDEILKELKSIKDTITNQDERISKLEQQMAKIAD
- the CORO1C gene encoding coronin-1C isoform X1; the protein is MNTMRRVVRQSKFRHVFGQAVKNDQCYDDIRVSRVTWDSSFCAVNPRFVAIIVDASGGGAFLVLPLHKTGRIDKSYPTVCGHTGPVLDIDWCPHNDQVIASGSEDCTVMVWQIPENGLTLSLTEPVVVLEGHSKRVGIVAWHPTARNVLLSAGCDNAIIIWNVGTGEALINLDDMHVDMIYNVSWNRNGSLICTASKDKKVRVIDPRKQEIIAEKEKTHEGARPMRAIFLADGNIFTTGFSRMSERQLALWNPKNMEEPIALHEMDTSNGVLLPFYDPDTNIIYLCGKGDSSIRYFEITDESPYVHYLNTFSSKEPQRGMGFMPKRGLDVNKCEIARFFKLHERKCEPIIMTVPRKSDLFQDDLYPDTAGPEAALEAEEWFEGKNADPLLISLKHGYIPGKNRDLKVVKKNILDNKPAANKKSDLINAPKKAADASNTQNEAKLDEILKELKSIKDTITNQDERISKLEQQMAKIAD